GCTGGCAGTGTGCTCTAGGCACAATGCAAAGCCCGTTTACAGCTGtcatgagtaaaaaaaaacaccgcgACGCTCACCAATGGCGTTCTGGAAGTCCTTCATTGCTGCTCCAGCCGCTGTTTCGAGCTGAATGATGTTGATGCCAGAGTCGAGCGTCTGTTTCGAAAAAAGGAGAGTTGAGGGCTAATTGGCACACCTACAGCCACTCATCACTGACCCACACGTGCACGACGGAAGTGCTCAACTTGCCTTATAGTTGATAATGACCTCCATGTCTATGCCACCTGTCTCCACAAGGTTGCCCACGCTACTCAACTTCATCCACAGGTTGTTTGTGTTGAAGATCCTGCGGGCACGAGAGGCACGGAAGGAGTAAGTTGAGTGCAACCAAAACAGAATGAAAAACATGAGCGATAAAAAGTAAAGTAACTCACTTGAATTTCTTCACACTCTTGAATTCGTCAACCTGGAAGAAGAACAGGCTTACTACTTCACAGCTTTATCGCTGAATCATCGGTTTGTATCAAAATAAACACCAGCAAATGAAATAAGTACATTTCTTACTCGAAATATATCAATGCACTTCAGCAATTCGAAACTTTCTCTAGGCTCTCCTAATTAACGTGACAGCACTCATTCATGAATGCAGGCGTTCGTGGTGCTTCAATATGCAATGGACAAAAATATGGAGAAAACTGTATGGCACTAATCAAGCGAGTCCATAGCAGTCAAACAACTGCATGCAGAAAGTGACACAATCaatgatattaaaaaaaaataaagcaatgaaCTCACATTTTCTTTGGGTACTTGCGCAATTTCCAGCAGGCGAATCTTGTTTTCATACTGAATAAGTGTGCCACCCTACAAGGAATACAAAGAGTACACTGTGGTAACATCACTATTTATGAGTTTTTGCACTGTTTCCTTATGACCAGCCCAGTGATTGCACCTGTTCCGCCGACAACCATAAATAACATAATGCTAGCAACATTTTTCTCAAACACTGCCAGGATCCCAAAGAATCGTTTGGAGACCCTTACAATGTCACAAAATATAGGCCTGGTCAAAGGCTATAGCAACAGCTTGAGAAAATGCTACAAGCATCTGCGCATTCTGACAGGGTGACAGCGTCTCTCACCCGAGACTAACATGCCATGAAACTGTGCATCCGCGCAAAGTGAGAGCAAAATACAGATCCAGCAAGCCACAAAATGCACACACGGTGAGCCATTAGAGAGACGGCACCTACCTTAACGTCGGCTCTCGTCTTGTCAGTGACTTCCATGACAAAGTCGGGAGCCTGGGCACCATTCGAGGACAGCAGCATGCTCAAAATGTCTGCACAGGTTTTCCTTTAGTTAAGGAATATTTGGTCTGCCCATATACTGTCACATGTTAGCCTACCACAATAACAATGATTCACTAAGTGTAGCCACTGCCTTGCTGAAGAAACTTGGTGACGTCATTGGCAAAACCAGGTTTTTACTCTTCGAAgtggatgtaaaaaaaaatctgaccGTAAGGGCAACTTGGGCACGCCCGACATGACCACCATAAACACAGCTATGACTTGCCAACACTGAACAAGCAATGCACCTTGACAAAATAAGGCGCTGCGCGGTACTAGCTACTTTTATGAGTGAAGATGTTCCAACTAGTTACCGTTACCTGATCACTGTGCTGGGTACCTGATTATGTATCTATCCTATTAAGCACTGCAATGGTAGGTTTAAATATCCCAGCAGCCTGGGCTCAGTGTCCAGAAAAGACATTGCCTGATAGGAGCACAGCATGGTGCATCATTTAATACACCAAGGGTATACaatattgacacgtgtacttatctttatcgggcgaccacgtttcgccgcctaacaagtgttatcgcacagcgcaggacgcgcctgcatctatccgaagtttgtggcaagtcatcgatgcttctattcgctgtctgttgtagccgaaccttatgttatctgatttcatcgcctgacgcgaatggtgtagaactttgtggaaggcacgcgggtcccaacgattagtctggaacattcgacgactgctatataacagccgacgcgcttgacccgcggatcagattttcgacgatcgccgaccgtgttcgccgctaccgttgtgctgtaagtgtagcctctttttgtgggcacaggttcgcccaataaaagttaattctgtctttcacagtattgctactgtgttcttcaacgtcaccaccacgttacaTCTGgtcagaaacttcggatagacgcaggcgcgtcccgcgctgtgcgataacacttgttaggcggcgaaacgtggtcgcccggtaaagataagtacacgtgtcattACGAATGTGAGCGCAATAGAGGCAGACAGCACTTGAGTATGCTTTAACAATTAAGGGTATCCTTGTACTGTACCTGTACTTGCGCTTTCATTCGTTCACTGCCTGCACACTACAGCTCAATAAGCATTCTCATATTCCGCCATCCTTGTCTGAGGTGGCAATGCCGGTGCACTTGCCGAGGCAAAGACAGATCACAAGGCAGGAGCATACAAACCAGAAGCCCAGAAGCGCGTACGGTGGAGCCTGATTGGCTAATCGTGCATGCGCTTCCTGGCAAACAGTGAAATTTTCTGTGCAAGCAACAAGCCAAGTTACACGAACAAAACACGTGCGCCACGGCATCGCCTGTCGCTTGCCGCAATCACTCGAGTGAGTCATCGCACAAAATTTTGCGTATCTGGAGCTAAGCCTTAACTCGCACTGTCTCCAGGGGCTCAACTACATCGTAGAAGGCCAGTGTTTAAAAAGGATACTGAGGTCGACCGTGGCGCCAAGGTTATCGATGTTGGAGATGAAGCAGTACTCGCGGCCTTCCGTCAGAAAGTGGTCCATCAGCCCAGACTGGCAGAATGCCGTGTAGAAGTCTCCGTGGCCCGGAGGGTAGAAGCTAAAGGAAGGGAAACCACTCATTACAACTTAcagcctgaagaaaaaaaaagtgttagcAGTGCTCTTATGGAGCATGAGCATGTGCAGACAATGGGTAAtggcaacaaaaagaaaagaaacagtggtCGAGGAATGTCTGAAGACATGAATTGCAAGCTTCACACACTGCGTTTTGATTTGAAAGCAGTAGAGTAACAGATCACTTGGCACACTTGACGATTCGTTTGGATACGCTGAAAGAAATGAATTAAATACGAACAATTTCTTGAAGTGCCATGTTCTTCACCCACTGCTTGAAATACAAACGCAATGAAAAGTGCTTTAAAAAGTTATGACGCAGACAGGATGCAGGGCAGACTTGCAACTGTTTTACAATCATGTTGGATATCATGCAGATGTTACAGGTAAAAACAAAAATTGGCCAACAATTATGCTTCTCGGTAATGCGATTTTTGAGTGCAGCTGCTGCATTATTTGAATCATAGGCGAATGCATACAGAACACACAGCGCTGAATGGACACGGCCCTGGGTTTTGGCTTGGGCAGCGCACAGCTGTCTGTCTGCCGCCGTTGAGCCTTTCTTCGAGCGAATGCGCGGCGGCACGCACACTCTAGCGCCATCTCTTAGCGGGTTGCCACCGTAAAGCCAGACTTCTGGTTGCCGTCATGCCCTCTGCTCCGCTCCCCTCCTCGCGCCCTTTTCGCTATCACCATACTTTTATCCTCTGCTGCACTCCACGTTCGCTCTCTTTCAACCTCCGCTGCGCTGCCTGTTCACCCTGTCGATTACGCCAAGGCCGACAGTGACGGACGCCGTTCAACCCATGAACGAGCTGTACTCTAAGATAAGACAGCAGACAAAAACGTCACCAAATGATATTTAGTCTCACTAGGCTAGCCCCACTGCCTTACCAGAAAAACAAGGGGTGTGCAACtattcaaaatttcaaaaacaaatCTAATATTCTGCTATCAGTTCATATTCAATTCGAGAAAATGATTCAGTAAAACAAGCTTTTGGGCAAGATGGTTACTTTCTGTGTGACATAACTGCAGTGCGGAAACCACAAACACGTGAGGAAGAGACACTTATAGACATGGACAATGGCTTCATGGTCTGTAGGTGTTTCTTCCTTATGTGTTTGTGATTTTTGCGCTGCACTTACGGCTCCCGCGACAATGATATTAGAGAATTTCCGAACATTCGAAAATATCTTGACAGATTAACAACGACCAAATACCGCGCAGATTTTCCACACCTACGAccacggcaaaaccacaatatctgggagAATCATCCAAAGATGGGTCTAAAGTGTTAGGAAAACAGTACAAAGGCATCCTCTTTGCATTCTTCTCCGTAATTTATCATGTGGGCTTTCCCATATGATAAGAGCAAGCTGGCTGACTACCCGCTTCTAACAATCACAACATGGAATTAAGCGCGCGGTCTTAATTCACTCTTCCATATCGTGTTTCATAATTAACGCTCACACCCATCACACTTGTCCTGTTGCTATCACAGCTCTTCAAACGTAAGCTCGGCCTTCTAGTCTTAGTCAAATATAATATGAGAGAAAGCACACCTGTGGAATTTTGCATGGGGCTTTCGAAGGCAGGCCGCGCAAAAGTGCCACTGGCAAGGTACGCCATGGTGTAAAAATGCCACTTATTGCAGGGTGCGCTGTAACCCGCGTTCCTCTGACGTGCGCGTAACAGCAGACGTGATGACTTGCAAGGCCAAAAGACAGCATGGCCGCTTATTTTTGGTTTCTGATCTTCGTCACCACCCATCTGAGCCCAGCTGCGTGCTGCTTTCGCATGACGACTGGCACATTGTTAATCAGTtaatcatttctttttcttttaggaGCAGTTCTCATGTTCCGAAAGCAATGTGCCTTTCTTTTGCTTATGTCCGCATTGTTCTTCAAGCACGCCTAAACTGTGTGCTTGTCATGGGCTTTTAGCTGTTTGCACAATGGAGCCTCCTCAGAAAGACTTCAACACATTTgggcaggtttctttttttttttttcgggaagggAGGGAGTGGCAGGGGCATTTATATAACAAGGTTTGAATAATTTGAGAATACTTTCCGTTCTTTTGTCCAATTTAAAGAGGTTTTACTACCTGTCGTGTTATTTTTAGTTGCCAGTCACATATTAATTCACATATTTCATTTTGTTACTCATTTTGCATGATCAAATTACATGTTTCATACTGTTACACTGTCTAATTGAACAGCAAAAAATTCTgtgcacatcttttttttttattatgctgACGagtcagtctagttttgttttaGTTGCAAAGGCATTCAACTATTCTGAAATAGGCAACAACATTTGCCTACTTACctctttcagattttttttctcataCTCGAACAGATATTCGACGTGTTTCGAtattttcttcaagaaattttTTCTTCATACACACATTAGATTCATATTAGAAAATTTCGATATCTGCAAACCCTTACTAGAAATGTTTTTGACTtgctacaaaaataaaaaggaaacgtGGCAAGTGAAGAAGTCAGTGGCCTAAAATCACATTCTGCAGCTGTGTAATAGCACAAAGGGGAGCACGTCTAAAGCAACTCCCATTCTCAATATCTCACATTTCTTTCTACACAGGCCGCAATAAActactactctttttttttttcacctctaaCGAGCACGACTAGGCCCTGCTTCATCATGCTTTCAATTCTAGGACTGCTGGCTGGTCCAGCAGATGACACACTAAATTCAAAAGTCAATGATATGAGGAGTACAAGTCTGTGCATGAGGCTAGGTAGACAGTGACTTGTACACCCCATGCCAGGGACTTTGCCTCGGAGCCAGGCAGCCCAATGCAAAACAGAACATACCCGTCTTCGGATGGTGCGGTCAGCGATGTGACGATGGGCATCAGGGTTTCCTTGTTTATCCTTGGATACCTGGAATAAAACGAACCACAAGATCACGCAACTTGCCAACATCCAACTCAAGTCTTGCACAGCTATCATTCTAATCAGACGTCCGACGTTGGCACCCTTTTCCAACCTGAAAGCTCGACTTTGGGCCATACAAGGCACAGCAAGAGGGGCTCTGGACTAGGGTTGCTTCTTTCATGGGAACCAAAATATTCAAAGTTCACAGCCAGTGTGCTTAGCAAACAACCTCACTCATGACTCAATGCCAACAGAAAACTACAGCATGCAGTCACTACTGTCTTCGGCCTTGCCGGATGTCTGTGCCTGTTGTCTAGCATGGCCCACGAACAACCTTACTGCCAGCTTTCATCCAATCTATCAAGCTAAGTTCCTCCCTTGGTGCCATTACAGACATAGCAGCACATCCCTGTCAACCACAAGGTGTTGTTTCACCTCAGACTACCATATTCAAGAGCTGCACATGAGCAAGCCACAGATAACACCAACAGGTGATGCCATCATGTCACGTACAAACAAgtcaaaaagaaaaatgcaacaaagCCTAGCAAACTGGGACAAAGTTGAGGCAGCACACAAGCACACAGAAAACTTGAAGAGCAGGCTGTTATAGTTAGCAAATTTGCAGCTACAATGCAGTAAAAAAAACTTGGTGGCACCAAAAATGATGAGCACAGTGACTGGGGCACCTGACAGCAGTGTGCAGCTGGCCCCTACCAAGTTTAGCTCACTGCTGTAAACGTCGAAAAAAATGCTAATACTGCACAAACAACGACATTCAAGAGTGCGCTCCATGCAACGAAATGCAATAATTTCAAGCAGCAGTGTAAAATGTGATGTGGACAGCAGAATCCCACTGTCCCAGCTCCACTTTCGTGTACGATTCCAGGTCTCAAACTTATTAAAGCAGGTGCAACCTCAGCCTAAGGCAATGTATGCATGGCATACCCATGCAGTACTACCTTTGagctaaaaaaaaatggctgtggtttagctctggttaaacctggagtgacgcgataactacagttggccaagtggaactcgctcagtcgaattgcaaagtcagtctttcgccgctccgtttcgctgggtgttccttcatGATCttcccccctctccactcccccgcCCCACTCGGTTTGgccgccgcgccaccggcagctgctctgcaccacgtgaccaaccacgtgacctcgtggcggcgccgccacgctgaaggctaaaAGTGCTAGCttaatgtagctaccgctacaaaaaaaattggctggcgaTTACGTTTCTCGGTAATGCGATTTTTGAGCACAGCTGCTGCGTTATCTGAACCGCAGGCGACTGCAGATGGAACACGCAGTGCACAACGGAGGCGGCTCCGGGTTTCGGCTTGGGCAGCGTGCACAGTGATCCGCCACCACCACGCCTCACGCAAACGGACGGCCACGCACGCTACTCTGGCGCCACCTCTGAGCAAGCAGCGGCCACAACTGGCACTCCTCGCAACGCCGTCACCACTTACTTTACCGATGACTTCATGAGCGAGCAGACAACGGTGCGAGCTACTGTGGTGCTGTGGGGTCGCCGCCCCGCAACCTGCCTTCACAATACCATCACACCCTCCTCCGCCACTTTCCTTTTCGCACACTGCTATGCATTGGTGGTCGGACGACGGAGCGCGCTACTCTGGCGACATCATTGAGTGAGCGGCTGGACTCTGTGCATCCGTGCGGCATGCACATGTTTGTGTTTATGAGGGAAGCCCAGTTACGCAGAGGTTGACGGTGACGGATGCCTCTCAACCCGCGAACGGGCGCatttaagagctgcgctctaaaaacagTGCCACTTTTACTGCCCATCTGGCCCCTGTCATTGCAGCAAACACAACAAGCTATGTTATGCACTTCACCTTCTGTTCTATGACACGACCCAAAACTGTGCTTATACCTGCTCTGGAGAAAGGTGTAGATTTTGACTTTGAACCCCTTGTACTTGCGCAGAACCTTGGACGTGTCCTCATCAGTGTTGAATGAGTTCATCAGCACCAGCGGCATGTTGGCATTGTACGTCCTGTTCAggtgctgcagaaaaaaaaaaagaattgaaagaCTCCCATTGTCAAAATGGCACTCCCCCACCCCTTAAAGATAAGCTGCATTAAATGCGGTGCTAGATTTAGTTTacaaagtgcagctgaaattttgtTGGCATATTCTGGTCATTCATTAAGAATGTAGCGTTACATACACAGAGATGTTGAGTAGACAAGTGAAGGAAAAAGAGGGGCTTGTTATGACATACAcgacagaagccaacagtcaccgaaaccaaggagcacaggagactgttttttttgtggtgttcaccaatgggagattaatagggtaattatttaaagttaaccgattagaaagcagaagaaaacaacCACAAGCTGCCGGtgagatctgaacccacgacctccgaattgcCACATCCGGTCCAAGCCATTAGCTCCACTAAGGACAGAACACAACCTTGGTTCGACATATGCTCCTTGGTGAGCCAATACACAAGCAAACCTTTAAGAAACATGCCCAACAAGTAGCTCTACGCAATTTCCACATCCTCTGAGCAATGATTTGAAGTTAAAATGCCTTCGACACCCACATTCCGAGGACTGCCCTCACCATTGGCACAGTGCACATAATGAAGTAGCAGCGAATGAAGACAGCTTCAAACAAGGATATCTTGTACACCGCTACACATGTTTAGAGCAGAAATAAATGACTAGGCCTGATGAGCCAAGGATGCAGCAACATCAGCCAGCAAGTGATGGAAGGAAGAAGTCACTTGGCAAgactgaaaaggaaaaaaaactcacCTCGATCTGCTGTACAGTCATGTCGAGGAAGGTGAGGTCATTGCGGACAGGAATGACCGACTTTGGGCCTTTGCAGCCCATGCTTGTGCCTAGGCCACCATTGAGCTTGACCACCACCAGCTTGTTGAGCATCGACCTGATGGCCTCCTCGTCCGTGGGCGCTGGCAGAGACTCATACTGGATGACCGCACTATCGGGCACGGGCTGGATCTTGTCCCAGACGATGGCAGGTCCAGTGTCCTTGACGAACTTGTGGAAGAGGCGCTGGAAGCCTCGAAACTCTGCCTCTACGGTCTCTCGCTCGGCGGCGCTGGCCGTgcggcagagcttctccagctCCTGTGCCAGGTGGGCCTGGGCGTCCGCCTTGGACATCTCCTTGAACTCTGTGCTGTCGCTATGCTTACGGCTGTGCCCATACATCTGCACACACAGCACATTGTGCAAAGGTGCATTGACAGGTGTCAATTTCAATACACTTGAACAGAATTCAACAGAACCAAAAGACAGGCATTAGTTTGTACCGATCAATGCTGACTGCAACTCAGAAGCACAAAGCTAATAAAACATCTCagagacacttttttttttctggaacaagaaAAAATTACTGTACCAAGCAATAGAAAAGCAACTTCATTAATGCTGCTCATTGTCAGGCTTGTTGCATTAACATTTTTAAATAAGCGCGGACCTCTAATGCTGCTTTGCTGACTAATTCGATTCCCATGCATGGCTCAACAGCGCTTAGGTCCAAGGCAATACTAATGCATTTCTCAACACTTAATTAGATCATCTCAAACAACTTGACTACTAAGGACTGCACTGAGCCTCTCAAGGCTCACGACCTGCACAGATACAGTTTATCGAGCTAAACATGTCCTTTACAAAGCGCAAGCTCTATGCATGTCGCACGTGCATGCAAATAGTAAAATTGCACTCAAACTCACTCCGGAAattgaatgacatcactttcaagcaGTTCTTACAGAAAAAAGGGTGCCCATTTATACCAATGACTTTGTAAAGAAGGGACCTTAAATATGCTACGCATCCGTACCTCAGTTTTATTGACGTTATATGAAAACATGCATTAgaattgaaaattgcttcaagGGGTATTATAAAGCAGCTGACTGATGGAAAAGACTCAAAAGCTCAATAAGCAAGTGGGACAACATGGGTCCCGCTGTCCTGCAAAGGGTTAACAGTCTACTACAGCTGCACGCCCTAATGCGGTAAATGTGAATTGTAAGGCAAGTAATCCCCGCTGACATATATGCATCCAAGTCACGTTTATGTGAACAAAGGTATGGATAGAGAAGTCGGAAGATGCCATTCTTTTTCACACAGCTGCTAAAGCACTAAAGCAGCCATTACTGCAAAGCTGTCGAGAGTTCTGTGCCGTGTACATACCAACTAGTGGCGATGCAGACCACAGCATAGGCAAGCCACCATTCTCACAGAGCAACCGCTCTCACATTGGATCTCTCGCAATAAAGACATCAGAACCCGCACGCTCAGAGTATAAAGCTGCCACAAAAACATGTCCAAAATCTGGCTGCACAAAAGCTCGTGTTTTTGCTGGCACTGTGCTGGATTGAAAAATAGCATGTTTCGAACTTCCGGAGAGGATATCGTGAACGTCATGGTTTCGCCATGTTCAGATATGCAGTAGGATGGTTTCCATAAAGCCTGCTCAATATTTCGCTGTTTCACTAAAACAAAAGAGAAAGTACCTGTGGGAGAGGTTATTCTGAGCTCAGAGCTTTTCAGCAAGAGAGTACAGGTAGATGCAATGCACGTGGCCTCTGCGATTTGTGAAGCACCCTCGCCAGTCGGTAAGAATTAGTGGTAAAGGCACATGCCCAGAAAGCATGTTTGGCTGCTCTTTTTGCGCATGCACTTGGTGCCGCCCATTCTCGGTGCCTCTCAGTGGCAGTGCTTAATGAGGTGCAGAAGCCACAcgctcccgtgttccctttcatattgctcCCACCTGTACCAAATATTATGTGACATATTTACTATAACAGGGATTACTTGAAATAGGCCTATTACACACAGTCCAAAATATAACCTGCCTATATTTCTGTACAGTTGATAATGTGGCGCCACTGAAAAATACGGAAGTGGTGCGCGCACAGATATGGCATGTACAATTCCAAAATATAATTTTATATTACTTTACTTCTACAAGATTGTGGACCACTTTGACAACCTTGTGTTAATGCATGCCAAAATCACAGTGCACATAATTTTTCTGCATTGTCCGCTGCTTCAGAAACAATTTTGGTCAGTTAAATGAAGGTAACTGTTAATCACTTCATCAAAAGTGCAAAGCAAATGCAGTACtgagtttttttaatttttttttgtgtactgGGTCTCTTAAGCAAACCATCAAGTTCGAAAGTTTTGAAGTAAGCATTAAATACAACAGCCACTTAAGTACAATATCTGACTTGAAAAGCACCATTCTggataaaatatttttttttcttttaaagaatACATCACTCCACCTAGTCCCCTTTATAGGGCCGAATAAAACGATCACACAAATAGTCTAtgcagcaaggaaaaaaaaaacaacccgaTCGACATCAACCCTTCTACAGCGGCTTATCAGAGAGCTCTGGAATGCACAGTCCTACACAGTACCTCACAGGTGGGACGATAACGTGaggaacaaaaaatgaaaaggcagcacTCAGCAGCAGGAAGCCCTGCGGAAGGTATGCAACGATGAAAACCACCTGCGAGGATTTACgatcgcaaaagaaacgaaaagcaGCTAGGACTTATCCCACACAAAAAGCAATGAAGGCGGTACTTGGCAAAGGACTTCTGTGAAAAATGTGTAACATGAAAACCACCTGCATGGATTCGTCTTtaccaaaaaacaaaaatgaaggctATGATGATGAAAAATGAAAGCAGTTCCCCTCCTGCCATGTGCACTTCTACACGGCGTTCAAGCAATGCTGAACATCTGTGCAAGTATGTAGCTGTGAGGAATGCAAAGGCACAGTAACAGCCTCTTTATGGCTTGTCATGACATAACTAATGTGAAACTTGCATTAACAGTCTTACTGTACGAGCAATGTAACCAATGACTTGAAAAGATCTGGCAAAGGCTCGCATATTTCCTAAGTCCTTCATGCAGACACTGAGAGGTGACAAAAATCGTGCATGTGCATTCTTCAAGTTCGTCAATGACCAGACTAGCAACGCTGAGACTAGAAGGCTAACATCCTATATGAAACCGAAACAGATATGTCGTCCCCACTGCAATCTAGGAATACGTTTTAATAATGAAGCTTCATATCTTGTTTCACAAAATGCACATATGCAGGGCTGCCCAAAGAGTGAAATATTGACTAAAGATCATGTTCAAGTCATACTTTTATGGCTCTTTAATGGACTTTTACAGAGAGTTCGAAAAGtgagcacaaaaacaaaaaagtagagAAAAGTCAGTTTTACTGTAAGAAGGTGCACAACAAGGTCTAAAACATGTTTACAACAGGTGCACCTACGGGGATGTGTCAGACCTTGGAAGAACTAAAAAAATATCAGTACTTTGTTCATGAATGTAAGCCAGATGTGAGAACTTTTTATAGGCCAAATAATAAATAGCAACATAAATATACAACATAAATTAAAGATATTGAGTTCATTACAACTGAGGCATGCATGCTGGTACACAGCCAGTCtatacaaaaaaagaaatgagcaAAAAATCATGTGCTAAAAGCTGAAGCCACATGACAGTGAAAATAGGCGCACCTGATATGAACTGAGAGCGGAGGTGCTTA
This region of Amblyomma americanum isolate KBUSLIRL-KWMA chromosome 5, ASM5285725v1, whole genome shotgun sequence genomic DNA includes:
- the UGP gene encoding UDP-glucose pyrophosphorylase isoform X5; amino-acid sequence: MYGHSRKHSDSTEFKEMSKADAQAHLAQELEKLCRTASAAERETVEAEFRGFQRLFHKFVKDTGPAIVWDKIQPVPDSAVIQYESLPAPTDEEAIRSMLNKLVVVKLNGGLGTSMGCKGPKSVIPVRNDLTFLDMTVQQIEHLNRTYNANMPLVLMNSFNTDEDTSKVLRKYKGFKVKIYTFLQSRYPRINKETLMPIVTSLTAPSEDGFYPPGHGDFYTAFCQSGLMDHFLTEGREYCFISNIDNLGATVDLNILSMLLSSNGAQAPDFVMEVTDKTRADVKGGTLIQYENKIRLLEIAQVPKENVDEFKSVKKFKIFNTNNLWMKLSSVGNLVETGGIDMEVIINYKTLDSGINIIQLETAAGAAMKDFQNAIGINVPRSRFLPVKKTSDLLLVMSNLYHMKFGTLVMSPKRAFPTVPLIKLGDNHFSKVRDFLNRFASIPDILELDHLTVSGDVTFGKGVSLRGTVIIIANHGDRIDIPASAVLENKIVSGNLRILDH
- the UGP gene encoding UDP-glucose pyrophosphorylase isoform X4 encodes the protein MSTYTEKRIMYGHSRKHSDSTEFKEMSKADAQAHLAQELEKLCRTASAAERETVEAEFRGFQRLFHKFVKDTGPAIVWDKIQPVPDSAVIQYESLPAPTDEEAIRSMLNKLVVVKLNGGLGTSMGCKGPKSVIPVRNDLTFLDMTVQQIEHLNRTYNANMPLVLMNSFNTDEDTSKVLRKYKGFKVKIYTFLQSRYPRINKETLMPIVTSLTAPSEDGFYPPGHGDFYTAFCQSGLMDHFLTEGREYCFISNIDNLGATVDLNILSMLLSSNGAQAPDFVMEVTDKTRADVKGGTLIQYENKIRLLEIAQVPKENVDEFKSVKKFKIFNTNNLWMKLSSVGNLVETGGIDMEVIINYKTLDSGINIIQLETAAGAAMKDFQNAIGINVPRSRFLPVKKTSDLLLVMSNLYHMKFGTLVMSPKRAFPTVPLIKLGDNHFSKVRDFLNRFASIPDILELDHLTVSGDVTFGKGVSLRGTVIIIANHGDRIDIPASAVLENKIVSGNLRILDH
- the UGP gene encoding UDP-glucose pyrophosphorylase isoform X3 gives rise to the protein MPAGGHGEASMQKKMYGHSRKHSDSTEFKEMSKADAQAHLAQELEKLCRTASAAERETVEAEFRGFQRLFHKFVKDTGPAIVWDKIQPVPDSAVIQYESLPAPTDEEAIRSMLNKLVVVKLNGGLGTSMGCKGPKSVIPVRNDLTFLDMTVQQIEHLNRTYNANMPLVLMNSFNTDEDTSKVLRKYKGFKVKIYTFLQSRYPRINKETLMPIVTSLTAPSEDGFYPPGHGDFYTAFCQSGLMDHFLTEGREYCFISNIDNLGATVDLNILSMLLSSNGAQAPDFVMEVTDKTRADVKGGTLIQYENKIRLLEIAQVPKENVDEFKSVKKFKIFNTNNLWMKLSSVGNLVETGGIDMEVIINYKTLDSGINIIQLETAAGAAMKDFQNAIGINVPRSRFLPVKKTSDLLLVMSNLYHMKFGTLVMSPKRAFPTVPLIKLGDNHFSKVRDFLNRFASIPDILELDHLTVSGDVTFGKGVSLRGTVIIIANHGDRIDIPASAVLENKIVSGNLRILDH
- the UGP gene encoding UDP-glucose pyrophosphorylase isoform X1 — its product is MNGGLSMPAGGHGEASMQKKMYGHSRKHSDSTEFKEMSKADAQAHLAQELEKLCRTASAAERETVEAEFRGFQRLFHKFVKDTGPAIVWDKIQPVPDSAVIQYESLPAPTDEEAIRSMLNKLVVVKLNGGLGTSMGCKGPKSVIPVRNDLTFLDMTVQQIEHLNRTYNANMPLVLMNSFNTDEDTSKVLRKYKGFKVKIYTFLQSRYPRINKETLMPIVTSLTAPSEDGFYPPGHGDFYTAFCQSGLMDHFLTEGREYCFISNIDNLGATVDLNILSMLLSSNGAQAPDFVMEVTDKTRADVKGGTLIQYENKIRLLEIAQVPKENVDEFKSVKKFKIFNTNNLWMKLSSVGNLVETGGIDMEVIINYKTLDSGINIIQLETAAGAAMKDFQNAIGINVPRSRFLPVKKTSDLLLVMSNLYHMKFGTLVMSPKRAFPTVPLIKLGDNHFSKVRDFLNRFASIPDILELDHLTVSGDVTFGKGVSLRGTVIIIANHGDRIDIPASAVLENKIVSGNLRILDH
- the UGP gene encoding UDP-glucose pyrophosphorylase isoform X2 — encoded protein: MNGSTTHRHQNGVLPPGTTQRRSFFERWDSAMYGHSRKHSDSTEFKEMSKADAQAHLAQELEKLCRTASAAERETVEAEFRGFQRLFHKFVKDTGPAIVWDKIQPVPDSAVIQYESLPAPTDEEAIRSMLNKLVVVKLNGGLGTSMGCKGPKSVIPVRNDLTFLDMTVQQIEHLNRTYNANMPLVLMNSFNTDEDTSKVLRKYKGFKVKIYTFLQSRYPRINKETLMPIVTSLTAPSEDGFYPPGHGDFYTAFCQSGLMDHFLTEGREYCFISNIDNLGATVDLNILSMLLSSNGAQAPDFVMEVTDKTRADVKGGTLIQYENKIRLLEIAQVPKENVDEFKSVKKFKIFNTNNLWMKLSSVGNLVETGGIDMEVIINYKTLDSGINIIQLETAAGAAMKDFQNAIGINVPRSRFLPVKKTSDLLLVMSNLYHMKFGTLVMSPKRAFPTVPLIKLGDNHFSKVRDFLNRFASIPDILELDHLTVSGDVTFGKGVSLRGTVIIIANHGDRIDIPASAVLENKIVSGNLRILDH